The following are encoded together in the Planococcus antarcticus DSM 14505 genome:
- a CDS encoding helix-turn-helix domain-containing protein, with the protein MANKNYNDVMGILRQVPKVNEHLNKISVIMGKKILKRRLELGLTQKEVVAMIKEHGDTFTQATLSKIESGADNIKSETYDKVFVALGGLEDLTPTFKENPKGKDLIHS; encoded by the coding sequence ATGGCAAATAAGAATTATAACGATGTGATGGGGATCTTAAGACAAGTGCCGAAAGTAAATGAACACTTGAATAAAATTTCTGTTATTATGGGAAAAAAAATACTCAAGAGACGCCTTGAACTAGGCTTGACCCAAAAAGAGGTTGTCGCTATGATCAAAGAACATGGAGATACCTTTACACAGGCGACGCTGTCGAAAATTGAAAGTGGTGCTGATAACATCAAATCCGAAACATACGACAAAGTTTTCGTGGCTTTGGGTGGTCTCGAAGATTTAACTCCTACATTTAAGGAAAATCCTAAAGGTAAAGATTTAATTCATTCATAG
- a CDS encoding IS3 family transposase (programmed frameshift), with the protein MTQKRRTFSAEFKKQVVALHAGGKSRVDIVREYDLTASALDRWIAQFNRTGSFEEKDNRSPLEAELLAYKKRNKQLEMEVDIFKASSADHGTKIEIIQQNQHLYSVSAMCNVLQIARSTFYYETSVSVEKERQKARAEQELKDEIWAIFHENRRVYGTRKLKEELKIRKNWIVSRRRIGRLMATLGIQSKYALPSYKPMVTPPNEATYRNVLNREFNPTEKSAVLVSDLTYVKVGGRWNYICFLLDLYNREIVGYSLGERKDAALVQRAFATVKSDLGAVNIFHTDRGSEFKNAGIDALLETHQIERSLSQKGNPYDNAVAEATFKILKTELINGMHFESLNQLSLELFDYVHWYNHIRLHGSLGYTSPVTYRNAALKKVV; encoded by the exons ATGACCCAAAAGAGACGCACATTTTCTGCAGAATTTAAAAAACAGGTGGTTGCACTGCACGCAGGTGGAAAAAGCCGGGTAGATATTGTCCGAGAATATGACCTAACGGCTTCCGCACTCGATCGATGGATTGCCCAATTCAATCGAACGGGTTCATTCGAAGAGAAGGATAATCGAAGCCCGCTGGAGGCAGAATTACTTGCCTACAAGAAACGAAACAAACAGTTGGAGATGGAAGTGGATATTT TTAAAGCAAGCAGCGCTGATCATGGGACGAAAATAGAGATCATTCAACAGAATCAACACCTCTATTCGGTATCAGCAATGTGTAATGTCCTGCAAATCGCTCGCAGTACTTTTTACTATGAAACGTCCGTTTCAGTAGAAAAAGAACGCCAAAAAGCGCGAGCAGAACAAGAATTAAAAGATGAAATCTGGGCAATCTTTCATGAGAATCGCCGTGTCTATGGGACGCGTAAACTGAAAGAAGAACTGAAGATCAGAAAGAATTGGATCGTCTCGAGACGTCGTATTGGACGCCTCATGGCGACACTTGGCATCCAATCGAAATACGCACTGCCTTCGTACAAGCCGATGGTTACGCCTCCTAACGAAGCAACGTATCGAAACGTATTAAACCGTGAATTCAATCCAACAGAGAAAAGTGCCGTATTGGTTAGTGACTTAACGTACGTGAAGGTTGGCGGCCGGTGGAATTATATTTGTTTCCTTCTCGATCTCTATAACCGTGAAATTGTCGGGTACAGTCTGGGTGAGCGAAAAGACGCTGCTTTAGTTCAGCGTGCCTTCGCGACGGTCAAAAGCGACCTGGGAGCCGTGAACATTTTCCATACAGACCGTGGATCTGAATTTAAAAATGCCGGTATTGATGCCTTACTAGAGACGCATCAAATTGAACGTTCGCTGAGTCAAAAAGGAAACCCTTATGACAATGCGGTGGCAGAAGCTACGTTTAAGATTCTGAAGACGGAACTGATCAACGGCATGCACTTTGAATCCCTTAATCAGCTATCACTTGAGCTATTTGATTACGTCCATTGGTACAATCATATTCGTTTACACGGCAGCTTAGGCTACACCAGCCCTGTCACTTATCGAAACGCAGCCCTTAAAAAAGTTGTTTGA
- the cas2 gene encoding CRISPR-associated endonuclease Cas2: protein MRLIVMFDLPVQSSADQRNYRKFKKFLHINGYSMVQYSIYSKIVMNHSALQFQKKKLQVNLPTKGHITSLLVTEKQFANMEQHNRPVRQEEQIDTVERTIEL from the coding sequence ATGAGATTGATTGTCATGTTTGATTTGCCGGTACAGTCTTCTGCAGATCAGCGAAACTACAGAAAGTTTAAGAAGTTTCTTCATATTAATGGGTATTCCATGGTGCAGTATTCCATCTACTCGAAAATCGTGATGAATCATTCAGCGTTGCAGTTTCAAAAAAAGAAGTTGCAAGTAAATCTTCCAACAAAAGGACACATAACAAGTTTACTGGTGACAGAAAAACAATTTGCCAATATGGAACAGCATAATCGACCAGTCAGACAAGAAGAGCAAATTGATACCGTTGAGAGGACCATTGAGCTATGA
- the cas1 gene encoding type II CRISPR-associated endonuclease Cas1 has translation MSWRTVILAKEAKLTLRMGHLIVSGETVNRVPLEEISFLLIENPNIQLTGHLINALSHHHIVTLICDANMKPSSVVNSVYGHHRQSRIIAQQATWTEERKGMLWQEITKQKIENQRQLLIHLKKEGIDELSMFRDQVEVFDTTNREGHAAKVYFNRLYGQDFTRSIDEPRNWALNYGYVVIHSLIARQIVSRGYLTELGIFHANEFNQMNLASDFVEVFRPLVDYIVHEHITDTFGKDEKRKVLKMLEYKVQIRNSKQFLQAAVQVYLDSCLQYLNDGHKEKLLFPILDFPKAR, from the coding sequence ATGAGTTGGCGAACGGTTATTTTAGCCAAGGAAGCTAAGCTAACGTTACGTATGGGGCATTTGATTGTTTCAGGAGAAACAGTAAATCGGGTTCCCTTAGAGGAGATAAGTTTTCTTTTAATTGAAAACCCAAACATCCAATTGACCGGTCATCTCATTAATGCGTTATCGCACCACCACATTGTTACGTTAATTTGCGATGCCAACATGAAACCTTCATCTGTAGTGAATTCTGTCTATGGTCATCACCGGCAGAGTCGGATAATTGCCCAACAAGCTACTTGGACGGAAGAGAGAAAAGGAATGTTGTGGCAAGAAATCACTAAACAGAAAATTGAGAACCAACGTCAGTTGTTAATTCATTTAAAAAAAGAAGGCATTGATGAACTGTCCATGTTCCGAGATCAAGTAGAGGTTTTTGATACAACTAATCGCGAGGGGCATGCGGCAAAAGTATATTTTAATCGACTGTACGGGCAAGATTTTACCCGGAGCATAGATGAGCCGAGGAATTGGGCGCTAAATTATGGCTACGTGGTCATACACTCACTGATTGCGCGTCAAATTGTCAGCCGTGGTTACTTGACGGAGTTGGGAATTTTCCACGCAAACGAATTTAATCAAATGAACTTAGCTAGCGATTTTGTCGAGGTTTTTCGACCACTTGTCGACTATATTGTCCATGAACACATTACCGATACTTTTGGAAAAGACGAAAAACGAAAAGTATTGAAGATGTTGGAATATAAAGTTCAAATTCGCAACTCAAAACAATTCTTACAAGCAGCAGTCCAAGTATATTTGGATAGTTGCTTGCAATACTTGAACGATGGCCACAAAGAAAAATTGTTATTTCCGATTTTAGACTTTCCAAAAGCGAGGTGA
- the cas9 gene encoding type II CRISPR RNA-guided endonuclease Cas9 (Cas9, originally named Csn1, is the large, multifunctional signature protein of type II CRISPR/Cas systems. It is well known even to general audiences because its RNA-guided endonuclease activity has made it a popular tool for custom editing of eukaryotic genomes.) — translation MKNYTIGLDIGVASVGWVCIDENYKILNYNNRHAFGVHEFESAESAAGRRLKRGMRRRYNRRKKRLQLLQSLFDSYITDSGFFSKTDSQHFWKNNNEFENRSLTEVLSSLRISSRKYPTIYHLRSDLIESNKKMDLRLVYLALHNLVKYRGHFLQEGNWSEAASAEGMDDQLLELVTRYAELENLSPLDLSESQWKAAETLLLNRNLTKTDQSKELTAMFGKEYEPFCKLVAGLGVSLHQLFPSSEQALAYKETKTKVQLSNENVEEVMELLLEEESALLEAVQPFYQQVVLYELLKGETYVAKAKVSAFKQYQKDMASLKNLLDKTFGEKVYRSYFISDKNSQREYQKSHKVEVLCKLDQFNKEAKFAETFYKDLKKLLEDKSKTSIGTTEKDEMLRIIKAIDSNQFLQKQKGIQNAAIPHQNSLYEAEKILRNQQAHYPFITTEWIEKVKQILAFRIPYYIGPLVKDTTQSPFSWVERKGDAPITPWNFDEQIDKAASAEAFISRMRKTCTYLKGQEVLPKSSLTYERFEVLNELNGIQLRTTGAESDFRHRLSYEMKCWIIDNVFKQYKTVSTKRLLQELKKSPYADELYDEHTGEIKEVFGTQKENAFATSLSGYISMKSILGAVVDDNPAMTEELIYWIAVFEDREILHLKIQEKYPSITDVQRQKLALVKLPGWGRFSRLLIDGLPLDEQGQSVLDHMEQYSSVFMEVLKNKGFGLEKKIQKMNQHQVDGTKKIRYEDIEELAGSPALKRGIWRSVKIVEELVSIFGEPANIVLEVAREDGEKKRTKSRKDQWEELTKTTLKNDPDLKSFIGEIKSQGDQRFNEQRFWLYVTQQGKCLYTGKALDIQNLSMYEVDHILPQNFVKDDSLDNLALVMPEANQRKNQVGQNKMPLEIIEANQQYAMRTLWERLHELKLISSGKLGRLKKPSFDEVDKDKFIARQLVETRQIIKHVRDLLDERFSKSDIHLVKAGIVSKFRRFSEIPKIRDYNNKHHAMDALFAAALIQSILGKYGKNFLAFDLSKKDRQKQWRSVKGSNKEFFLFKNFGNLRLQSPVTGEEVSGVEYMKHVYFELPWQTTKMTQTGDGMFYKESIFSPKVKQAKYVSPKTEKFVHDEVKNHSICLVEFTFMKKEKEVQETKFIDLKVIEHHQFLKEPESQLAKFLAEKETNSPIIHARIIRTIPKYQKIWIEHFPYYFISTRELHNARQFEISYELMEKVKQLSERSSVEELKIVFGLLIDQMNDNYPIYTKSSIQDRVQKFVDTQLYDFKSFEIGFEELKKAVAANAQRSDTFGSRISKKPKPEEVAIGYESITGLKYRKPRSVVGTKR, via the coding sequence ATGAAGAACTATACGATCGGATTGGATATTGGAGTTGCAAGCGTTGGATGGGTTTGTATAGATGAAAACTACAAAATTTTAAACTATAACAATCGTCATGCTTTTGGTGTCCATGAATTTGAATCTGCTGAGAGTGCAGCTGGTAGAAGGCTCAAACGAGGAATGAGAAGACGTTATAACCGTAGGAAGAAGAGGTTGCAACTACTTCAGTCACTATTCGATTCCTACATAACCGATTCGGGATTCTTTTCAAAAACAGACTCTCAACATTTTTGGAAAAACAATAATGAATTCGAAAATCGAAGCTTAACGGAGGTTCTTTCTTCTTTGAGAATTAGTTCTCGTAAGTATCCGACTATTTATCATTTGCGAAGCGACTTAATTGAATCCAATAAAAAAATGGATTTGCGTCTGGTTTATTTGGCATTACATAACTTAGTGAAGTATCGTGGTCATTTTCTTCAGGAAGGAAATTGGTCAGAAGCTGCTTCTGCAGAGGGAATGGATGACCAACTTTTAGAGTTGGTGACTCGTTATGCAGAATTAGAGAATTTATCACCCTTAGACTTAAGTGAGTCACAATGGAAAGCTGCAGAAACATTGCTCTTAAATCGCAACCTTACGAAAACAGACCAATCAAAAGAGCTAACTGCCATGTTCGGAAAAGAGTATGAACCGTTTTGCAAACTTGTTGCTGGCCTAGGGGTTTCGCTTCATCAGCTATTTCCGAGTTCGGAACAAGCACTCGCTTATAAAGAAACCAAAACCAAAGTACAGCTCTCCAACGAAAATGTGGAAGAAGTTATGGAATTGTTGCTAGAAGAGGAAAGTGCATTGTTAGAAGCAGTCCAACCTTTTTATCAACAAGTTGTTCTTTACGAATTGTTAAAAGGCGAGACGTATGTAGCAAAGGCAAAAGTCAGCGCATTCAAGCAGTATCAAAAAGATATGGCTTCTCTTAAGAATTTACTGGATAAAACATTCGGTGAAAAAGTCTATCGTTCTTATTTCATCTCCGATAAAAACAGTCAACGTGAATATCAAAAATCGCATAAAGTCGAAGTGCTCTGCAAGCTTGACCAATTTAATAAAGAAGCGAAATTCGCAGAGACGTTCTATAAAGACTTAAAAAAACTGTTAGAAGATAAGTCGAAAACTAGTATTGGAACAACAGAAAAAGATGAGATGCTACGGATTATCAAAGCAATCGACAGCAATCAATTTCTTCAGAAGCAAAAAGGGATTCAAAACGCTGCCATTCCCCATCAAAACAGTTTGTATGAAGCAGAGAAAATTTTACGGAATCAGCAAGCTCATTATCCATTTATCACAACCGAGTGGATAGAAAAAGTAAAACAGATACTTGCATTCCGTATTCCGTATTACATCGGACCGCTAGTCAAAGATACCACTCAGTCGCCATTCAGCTGGGTCGAACGAAAAGGAGATGCACCCATAACTCCTTGGAATTTTGATGAACAAATTGATAAAGCAGCATCTGCTGAAGCATTTATATCCAGAATGCGTAAAACCTGTACGTATTTAAAGGGTCAAGAAGTGCTACCTAAAAGTTCACTGACTTATGAACGCTTTGAAGTGCTTAACGAACTAAACGGCATCCAACTGCGAACAACAGGTGCAGAATCGGATTTCCGTCACCGTTTATCTTACGAGATGAAATGTTGGATCATCGACAACGTATTTAAGCAATATAAAACGGTTAGTACCAAACGCTTATTACAAGAGTTGAAAAAAAGCCCATACGCAGATGAACTTTATGATGAACATACAGGGGAGATTAAAGAGGTATTTGGTACACAAAAAGAAAATGCTTTTGCAACAAGTTTAAGCGGGTACATTTCGATGAAATCGATTCTAGGTGCAGTAGTTGATGATAATCCGGCAATGACCGAAGAACTTATTTACTGGATAGCCGTGTTTGAAGATCGCGAAATTCTTCACTTGAAGATTCAAGAAAAGTACCCTTCGATTACGGATGTTCAGAGACAAAAGCTAGCACTTGTAAAACTTCCAGGATGGGGCCGTTTTTCTAGGTTATTAATCGATGGACTGCCACTTGATGAACAGGGACAAAGTGTCCTCGATCATATGGAACAGTATAGCTCTGTCTTTATGGAGGTATTAAAGAATAAAGGGTTTGGACTGGAAAAGAAAATTCAAAAGATGAATCAACATCAAGTAGATGGAACGAAAAAAATTCGCTACGAAGACATTGAAGAGCTGGCGGGTTCACCCGCATTAAAACGAGGGATATGGCGTTCGGTGAAAATTGTCGAAGAACTAGTCAGCATATTTGGTGAGCCAGCTAACATCGTTCTAGAAGTGGCTCGTGAAGATGGCGAGAAAAAAAGAACGAAGAGTCGAAAAGACCAATGGGAAGAATTGACGAAAACAACGTTGAAAAATGATCCAGATCTGAAAAGCTTTATTGGAGAAATCAAAAGCCAAGGCGATCAACGTTTTAATGAGCAACGTTTCTGGTTGTATGTCACACAGCAAGGAAAATGTTTGTATACAGGAAAAGCATTGGATATTCAGAACTTATCGATGTATGAAGTAGACCACATCCTGCCACAAAACTTTGTGAAAGACGATAGTCTTGATAACTTAGCACTCGTCATGCCGGAAGCGAACCAGCGTAAGAATCAAGTTGGACAAAATAAAATGCCGTTGGAAATCATTGAGGCTAATCAACAATATGCTATGCGTACATTATGGGAGAGACTTCATGAGCTGAAGCTTATTTCCAGCGGAAAGCTAGGACGTTTGAAGAAACCCAGCTTTGATGAAGTTGATAAAGATAAATTTATCGCGCGCCAATTGGTTGAAACACGCCAAATTATTAAACACGTCCGAGACCTTCTCGATGAGCGATTTTCAAAATCAGACATTCACTTAGTGAAAGCAGGGATTGTCTCTAAATTCAGGCGCTTCAGTGAAATACCGAAAATACGTGATTATAACAACAAGCATCATGCAATGGATGCACTATTTGCCGCTGCGCTCATTCAATCGATTCTAGGTAAATATGGAAAAAACTTTTTAGCGTTTGACCTGTCTAAAAAAGATCGTCAAAAGCAGTGGCGTTCAGTCAAAGGAAGCAACAAAGAATTTTTCTTATTTAAAAACTTCGGGAATTTAAGGTTACAGAGTCCTGTAACTGGAGAAGAAGTTTCAGGAGTTGAATACATGAAACATGTCTACTTCGAGCTACCGTGGCAAACAACAAAAATGACACAAACTGGGGACGGAATGTTCTATAAAGAAAGTATTTTTTCACCTAAAGTAAAGCAAGCAAAATACGTCTCACCTAAAACTGAGAAGTTTGTTCACGATGAAGTGAAGAACCATTCTATTTGCCTAGTGGAATTTACATTCATGAAGAAAGAGAAAGAGGTGCAAGAGACTAAGTTTATAGATTTAAAAGTCATTGAGCACCATCAATTCTTAAAAGAACCAGAAAGCCAATTAGCAAAGTTTTTAGCAGAAAAAGAAACAAACAGTCCGATTATCCATGCACGAATTATCCGAACGATTCCAAAATACCAAAAAATTTGGATAGAACATTTCCCGTATTATTTCATCTCGACGAGAGAGCTGCATAACGCACGTCAATTTGAAATATCTTACGAGTTGATGGAAAAGGTAAAACAGTTGAGTGAACGTTCATCGGTCGAAGAATTAAAAATAGTTTTTGGACTTTTAATTGACCAGATGAATGATAACTATCCAATTTACACGAAAAGCTCCATTCAAGATCGAGTGCAAAAATTTGTGGATACGCAGCTCTACGATTTTAAGTCATTTGAAATAGGATTTGAAGAACTGAAGAAAGCTGTTGCTGCAAATGCCCAGCGTTCAGATACGTTTGGAAGTCGGATTTCGAAAAAACCAAAGCCTGAAGAAGTAGCTATTGGTTATGAATCTATCACAGGCTTAAAGTACAGAAAGCCAAGAAGTGTAGTTGGAACAAAGCGATGA